The nucleotide window ttttatttgagtgaagaatgggggtgagaagaagtagaatttgattttattttggcttggaggggttaaagtcccttgcctacgtaccgttttacgggatcaaaaccggcgtagttcttgctaaaaaagacttattgttttttttgttttaattgtttgattttaaattttgaaaatgattttgaagaaaaggattgagaggcttcatgagcattagagtatgaaaaagtgggggtttgtttagtgattttgcaaaaaagtctaaatgattagatttatttgagaattttattaagaaaataaaaggtgaaaaattgttggagttttgactccatttttatgaaaaatatttgaagcgaacttgtttgcatattttttggaaaaaattggattttctctaagtgtttaaacctaagcattcatctaaccatgcaatcctagccatacatctacacatgcaatcctaggcatacatctagggtgagtgtgtgcgtgccggtgcgccatagtgtccatagtccatattacaaaaattgcctaaatacattctatggcccctttgccaagctacaaaccaatgataacaaattacatcaccgaatgaattaaaatttgcaaaaataaatgctaagctaaagaaagtggaggagatagtgaaatgctatgagtgaagtcacataaggaacaaaatgttagtgaaacaaggaaaaatataatggaaatgatgaaaaatgcaccaaatgaatatgcaataaaaaggggtaaaaacatgagaatttatcaatcacaatatgtaaaaatgcatcaagaacatatatggaattttaatgagcaaaaattaaagaacgaagtaaaggaaataaatgcaaaaataagcaaataaattctaatacttagaggaaaaattaaaatgatagggaaatatttttagaaaaatttttagaagcataaaacaccaagaaagtgtaaaaaaggtatttaaaacgCAATTAAAAagcagttaaaaaaaaactcagcaggatttaatctggaccgttggatgaatccagaggtccagatctagccctcaagatcacatcacagccacttgatcaaagatcaaagggtccagaaaaaggcacaaaagatagtgtaaaatgcaggaagcacagtgaccgttagatcaaagatctaacggttcaaacagaagatataccatatttcacacaaaaagtcatgcacaggattcaaaatcaaacacacagcagccatcagatcttggaacaatccagatctgatggttcacagagcgagggaacacaacaagagcacgcacgcgcgcgcgtgggatcggagggagtataaaaaggatttctctcacaaaaatctcacaatttctttcctcttctctctctaagttaaacttagagagagaagctctcacttctctctaaaaacagCCGGTCGGAGCTGATGTGGAGGTGGCGGCCGgagcttttccggcgcggtggccggccggtttccggcggcggcgccaccgcgtcggaattttttttttttttttttttttaatttttataccaaaagcttcgtctcctcctcctctactCAAATCCGGTGCTAGTTTTAAAAAGGGGTGAGAGATTCGTCGTAGATCTACGTTTGAACTTTCGgaattttttcactctttttgtaaaaaaagcttacggatctagatatccttttcgctctagagtccgaatccggcctcaaaatttcaaaaatccgaacgtacaagcctagatctacaaatcttgattcgtaacaaacttttcacaTGTGTATATGCGCGAAAACGAGGGAAAAAAGTGTTACCGTCGTCGTGAaacggagaaaaaaaaaatccgagcCTCCTCTTCTCTCCGCCGCGCGCGCGCGGATTTGCTCCGGTGGTGCcgcttttgctcgaaaatccggtacggatttggtgttggtgtgatgattcgcggtggttttgaatgattccggttcggatttgttgattttgtgatgatttgagttggttttgagtgaatccggttcggatttgttgattttgtgaagatttgttcttggtgttcttggagaattttttggtgattttctgttttggatctaactgattttggagagagaaagaaatttctgtttttgtgatgtgactgattctgatttttttatttggatctgacacatctatttatagcctgccatgtgtatttgtgggccaatgagaaaatgccatctggactgagactgaagtgtgcgaaaattctggacaaaaatgcccctgggaccttttctgcaaaaaaaataataaaaaaggactggaaaatgaaagtaaggactgaaatgaaattaaaaactgtttggacaaaaaatgcaattttgggacctcaattgagggaccaaaatgcaattaaaaataaaattgaataaaaaacgtaatttgaccaaacgtaaagcgaaacaaaaaataaaattgacaaaacggactaaaacgaatcaatggcttaaatgaggtacttcaaagtaacctctctatgccgaaattttgtgtgaaatgaccaaaatgcccctagggctaaaaatgacctaaacagattcaaattgacttgacactgactcagatgcaagtttgaaatgaatttaacaaggtttactgatgaaatgttaaaaatcaatctgaaaagactcagagacagtcacaaggatgaaaatgggtcccactgcaggaaatgaccaaaatacccttctatacgactttttgcaaattttgaaataaactgtagaaaaagcaatgtaatgattcagagacacttttgaatgacttacaagacaagtaaagacatttcgaaaggttttatgcaagaaaaacataggtaaaattgtgattgaaaatactgcgaggcagagacaatttgaactgtgcagttgaaatttgataattgacaaagtttgaaatgaaattgggcccagtatttttaggtccaaaaacagggtataacaaccagtatcaataattgcaatcaaaggagtactatcgataaaacacatacctcggataagattatccAGTTGTTCCACTTCCTCCGCATTCAATGCAAACACCTTCCCTGCCGCCTTCTTCGGCTTGGTACAATTAGTACTGATATGAcccttctcaccacaattgtaacaagtaatCTCCCTCTTGCACTCAGCCGACCTGGGACCCGCTTGTCCACACTTGAAACATTTCTCATCCTTCTTGCAATCGTTAGCATAATGACCCAAAGTTCCACACCTAAAGCATCTGACATCAGCTAAACTCACCTTAGAACCTCCACCAGTTTCACTCTTCTTTCCCTTATCCTTGTTGTACGGTTTCCCAAATCCATGACTCTTTCCTTTCCTATCCTTTTGTGCCTTGTAATAATCAGACTTAACTCTTCCGGCgtcatcaaacatacgacactgATGCACAAGGTATCAAAATCTCGGATCTCTTGAACACACATATACAGATAGAAATCCAGCCTAAGCCCACTTTCAAATTTCACACACTTGGACACCATCGCATCCTCAGCATTGATGTACGGACAAAACCTCGACAGCTCCTCAAACATCGCCGCATACTCAGCCACGGACATACTCCCTTGCTTCAAGTTCAAGAACTCCACCTCCTTCCTAGTCCTCAAATCCTCTAGAAAgtacttcctcaaaaactcGGTCTTGAACTTagcccaagtcacaacctcTCCACCAATCTCAAGTTTTCCCTTAGCATTAGTCCACCAATACTCGGCCTCCTCAACAAACATGTGAGTAGCCAACCTGACCTTCTGATCATCCCTCCGGGTCAAACCTTCCCTTGAACATTGGCGGATTGTTTCGCAAGAAACGATCAAGCCTCCGCTCCTCAGCTTCTCTCTCATTCCGACGACCAATCGCCGCTTGCTCGTTAGATTGAGCTAACACCTGAGCCATTGCAGCCAAAACCTGTGCAATCGCATCATCATCTCTACCACCAACCATCTCACTTCTACACAAACCAACCAACAGATAAGAACAACAGCGCAACAAAACAATACCGAAGGTAATCCATTACCATTCATGTACCAACAGGAAAATTAGCGAGTATTAGTCTAGACAAGACTGAccacggctctgataccaacttgtaacgccctatttctattaaagcgataaagcacacgaataataaatatattcaagaaatagacgctacgtcacaaattaaacaacaaaGCATGCATGTATAAAATTCTCAACggtcgcagcggatataaagtCATAAGTCCCCAATACATAAACATGCCATatgatcaaataaaatcataaacaaaatcTCCAAAACGCGACAAATGGGTGAAATCTCATCAACATAATAAACAAACGATTTAAACATAATCTCATCAACATAATAAACAagatcagagcctatcctagacTCTAAGACACGATAGCGGAGATTAGCTTCCGCTATCCAGCAATCACCGAgcaactcaccaagcaactaatcctgcacaacgtctacccatccatacagacagataggcggtcaaaaccactgggggtaagcattacatcaacataatcaacAAACGATTTAAACATAATAAATCATTTCAAGTTTCAGATAAATAATCATGAATATTCAACTTCAATAATGCTTCATAAACATAGATCCAAATATCACAATTAATCACTCACAACCATAAGCACATCAAATATTTTCACAACTAGCACTCATGCCACAACATGATATGATCCTAGACACGACACctatatgcatgcggtaccggtCTCACCAATATTTAGGTCGTCGCCCATGATGCCGACAAAACATCAAAATCCCACCATTTGGATATAAAAATCCGTCTCCACTAGTcatgtatgcatgaacatatgactcaacaacaatgcatatgttcacacaaacaACTCACCatattctcaccaaaattacttGTGTATATGCATTCACACCAATTCATTATTTTCTCGACATGTATGCACCCACCAACAATTctcaacaacatatatattcaccAATCATATCATCATAAACAATGTATGTAGATTCACCAATATCATCATCTTCACATAAttccacatcaaatacatgATTTGCTCACATTCCAAGCAAAGAGGAAAATACATCACCTTAAGATAAACATCACATTCCACACTTAACTATCATTCAAATACTTCCATATAGTCATACAAAACTAAACATGAGAGATTGATAAGGTGATTGGcttaaaagaatattttcatcaatgttcgtctctctttaacattttccaagtatttccattttcaaagtaaaaccGATTAACACTCAAAGGAACCAGTCACAATTATTTTCAGAAATCACGTAATCACTATACAACCTTAATCCCATTCCATTTTCTTGAGAAAATCATATTTCGGAAAAATCGACGTTCTTGGACGAATTTTCAAAGTTAAGtttcaatttcacaaatcaAGTCCAATTTCATTCAAGGAGATGTTCCAGTAGGATTAAGTGTGCAAACAGtgattatacaagttaaaagaagTGTTTTACAAAGTTCGGATTGGCCCTAGGAAGCTcggaacaaaaatcaaaagttgcTGAAACTGGGcacgttcgcttaagcgacgaccGTGTTCGCAGTTCCAGAAGCTACAACCAAAGTTCGCTTAGCTTTTCGCTTCCGGTTCGCTTAAGTGAACCAGTCACAGAACCTACTGTGATTGTTTGCtcactcgttcgcttaagcgaacagtcataattctgcagaaaaatattacggatttcaaccccttttcacccaaaacccccaattttgatctcccaatgctcaaacatgtttccaaagattgtttataggtcaaATAACTCACAATGACACTCAAAAAcacattgaacatgaaaattAATATCACTTTTAGCCAATTCAACAAATTAACCCATTTACACAAAAACACCAACAATCTCATAATATCTCATCACTAATTCATGAATGTGCATACCCAAGTCATGATTCTTCAACAATAATCATTTCATAAAATCAACGACATCAATTTAACATGAATTATATCACCAATTAGCATCACCATAACATAATTCACAAATTTGTACACATAACACATCATACCCATTTTTCACATCATGAACATAtaatttcatcattaacaaGTCAATTAGGAGCAAATTTACATCCACAAACTCATCCCTAAAACTAGAGCAAGAAATTCATCTCACAaattcataatcatcaattattcaaattaagcacttaatcacataattaagaaaaacttaaaaactaattgattatgatgaagaaTAACCCCCTTGCCTTAATTAGCACAAATTCCTAgcccaagcttcactttagctcctaggatCATCTCCTCttcttgattcttcaagcttattctctctaacccttttttttttcctcttcttagcacttttctctctctacctctctcaaaatatcttatgtagtgaaaaatgaaatgatatttctcTAAGATAAGTCTTATATAGGCTATTCCTCTAATAGGCTTAACCTAATaccttagtggacttaacccactctAACACAATTGTAAAATGTTTCTACTAActcaacggtaaaatactaataacggtcacttaacggtaaaatactaattactacactagtaacttagtaaaataatggttcttactaatattaaaaataatccCCACTAACAATTACTAATTTACCTTTCTGACACGAAAACCCATAAAAGACACTCAacgatgaataatcacacacaagcatataaaaacacttattaaacaattaaaaataaatctaacgaaaaATTGGACTGTTACACAAATAATCACCAACGCAAATTAACTCACGTTGGATCAGCATGAGTTAAGCCACATTGGATTAAGTGACGTTGAACGCGAGTTGTCTCGCATAGAAGTTATTTCTAAAAGTTTGTGGTGGAAATGAGTAAAAGTGTGggaaaagagcaattttcaattAGGTTTGGCCCACAATCATCTTAGAATTCTGCTCATTACCCAAATGATTTTgctcattcccaaagtaaatgaccaaaatacccctacgcatgttaacatgcgctagtgtaTTTTTTACCTATGTTTAGTCGCGCTACGTGacttaacatgcgctagtgtaTTTTTTAACTTAAGCTAAGTcacgtagcgtgacttaagttgcgCTAGTGTAGtctgagcgtgagttaactcgcgctaGTTGGCCGGTGCAGAACTGAAGAACAAACGTTTTTTGGTCTGCGGTCagtttttcaacattcaatccACACGTTTTTAACACTATTTTACACGTTTCTTGACCACATTAATGGTGTTTACAACCTATACTACCACTCccacctataaatacccctccatACTTCCCTAATTCCTCACACCATATCACTTTCTCCCCCTCCTcactctctccctctatttctcttctttctttctttctttttcaatattctctttggGGGAAAAAGTGATCATTCTTCATCGGGATAAAATAATGAGAAGCCGACATGGGGAAGTGATCGACCCTTAGGATAAGTTTAAATTTGCTTTTTTTTACTCCATAAactttttaccgtgggtaaaaagaTTCATGTTGGGgtataaaaaaaaccatatttaaATTTAGCCTAAGGGTTGGTGATGTATTTTCCCCAAGAAGGCTGCTCACTATTTTACCCCAAGAAGATTGATTACTTTTTACCCCAAAAGGGAGAAAATAAGTAGAATAAATTAGTGAATTGgaataaattattgtatcaattattgtattgtatgaattcaattaataaaatgagatattgttatatgcttcaattttgttcattcctttttattttatatttgcttttattttctaattttgtatttaatgaataaatattaatttagttcatttacttttatctatatttgtatttatttaatgaataatatcgaatcaatatttattttaagtgcataaataatttagaataaagtaaataaattaatttataataaaataaataacgtTTGTTCTTCAGTTCTGCACCGGCCAACTGgtgcgagttaactcacgctcagaATACACTAGTGCAACGTGACTTAACTTAGGTTAAAAAATACACTAGCGCAACTTAACTCACGCTCAGAATACACTAGTGCAACTTAAGTCACACTACGTGACTTAACTTAGGTTAAAAAATACACTAAcgcaacttaagtcacgctacacATGTTAACATGCGCAGGGACATTTTGGACATTTATTTTAGGAATGAGCGATTCGGTTTGGGTAATGATCAGAATTCATCATCTTAAGTTTGTGGACTAATAGAGGGCCGGGTCAACCCACATTGGGAGTAgtgttttaaaattaaacataaaatataaacGAAGCTCAACAGTTTCTATAGTCTCTCAGCATTTTCTTCACACAATCCTTCAACAATGAGGTTTGCTTTTTCAACACAttcgttttatttttcttcttcttttcactttttattttctactgTTTCACTCTTCCGAAAATGTTGGAAcagaaaagaaaatttgaacTTCACTCACATAGTTTTGTTTCGTTCATAATTATGTTACCTTATTGTTATTGTCgttgttttactttgataaatttctttgttctttgttgttgttgttgttgttgtgtatctttgtttcttattttttcctttttttattttattttatagaactcaaattagggttttagCAATTTGGGGTAGGATAATGGGTTTTCTTTGGAGCAATGATTTCATGTtgattgttatatttaattattaatcttAATATGGTTTGTCTTTACATAGCTATGATTCCAAAACGTAGGGTTAGGCGTGTCTTAGTGTCAGACACGTGTTGGTGTCCGACACCCGACACCAACACATGTAATCACACTgtattatgtgattttctcaaattatgaTCGGTGTCAGTGTCTGTGTCGTGTCTGGTGTCCATACCTGTATATGTGCTTCATAGGATGGTGGTGTAGGGTTGGGGTTTGACTCCTGTAGCCTCTAGGTGTTGAGCCAATCTGTAAAGGAATTCGCTCTGGCTTCAATTGGATCCCGCTAGAGGACAGTAGGATTGGTCTCCCAAATTAGAAGGTCCTTGGCGGTATGCCGAGTTTGAGTTAGGGCTgtactttgttgttttttgcTTAGTGAGAAATTGAGTCGATGTTCgtgattttgttcatttttttgtaTTAATATCTGGATGAGTCATAGTGTGTGTTTTGTGGTATGCAATTCGTCCATGATATACATGACAAGTTtagatgtttttttcttttcttttcttttcggTTTTACATGCTTCCTCCACCAGAGGTAATCATATCCTAGGCGTGGTAGACACTAAATGTTTGTAACTCTCTAGCTGGGATTCGAACATTAGTTCACAACATTGTGGGATTCTAGACCCTTCTGCTAAACCCAACCCTTGTTGGTATGACACGTTTAGATTTGATCTCAGAAGTGTGTTTcttgttttctattttattcTTAAACATACCTCCAGTCTTTTCACATAGAGGCTATAGTGGTACTTCAGTGCTGTAGCATATCTGAATTTGAATGAATCACTATTGTTTTGCAATACGTTATTTAGCAAAAAGCATTTTCGAATAGCGGTAATAATGCTCTCGCATATTGGAATTCGAACGACTTACCACTTATATCATATGTAAACACTGGTTGTAATGTAAGTGATGGGAGACTTTTGAGAGAGATTAAATAATCATATCATTATGGACATTTATCTTGGACAAGTTGATTTCGTGCCAACAGGTCAAAGAAGTAAACTAATTGTTACGGTATTATAATGGTTGAAGCCAATTAATCGTTTCAGGAagtaaattttttctttcatatataACTGTTTCAATGATATGATTATAAGCTTTGTTTTCATGAACTATTGGTTCAAATTTATGTCTATAAGCCTTTGAAGAGTGATAGCTGTTTCTATAATAATTTGAGTAGTTTATGAGTTATGAAAGTAGACCCTGTTTCAAATAATGGTATTATGACGCTTTAATGCAACATAGCAGAACATGAACTAATTGGCAATCACTATTTAGCACAAAGGGTTGTCGAATATCGGTGATAGTTCGCGTTGTCGAATAGCGGTGATAGTGTCAtgcatttatcttttttttttcttttgtcattgTGGTGGTATTATATGAAGTGAACGATTTTCAATACTTCGATCTTTAAATtcctttgaattttataatacaGCCGCCATCCAACAGTCAAATGGGCCCAGAGGTCTGAGGAACTATCCATAACAGTTGAGTTGCCTGATGCTCAGGATGTGAAACTCAAAGTTGAGCCAGAGGGAAAATTTTACTTCTCGGCAACTGCTGGTGCAGAGAAGATTCCGTATGAAGTCAATGTTGATCTGTTTGACAGCATTGATGTAaatgtaagggctcacaacTAGTTGGATAATTTCTTTTTGATTGGAAAATGTTAGTATATTAGTTGTTATCTGTGAAACACTGGCACATGCACCAAGCACGACGCGTCAACACCAGtaattttttgtgaaaatggAATTATGGAATGTGTCGTTAGTGTTGGACACTTGCACATGtcagacaccggacacgactTCAAACCAGTTGATGGTGGTTATTTGATCATATCTTTTCCAACATGTCTTGTAATCGGTGTGTTAATATGTCTTCTCAGGATATAATAACCAGTGCTAGTTCGAGACAGATCTGCTACTTGGTGAAAAAGGCCGAGAACAAATGGTGGGACAGATTATTGAAGCAGGGAGGGAAAATTCCTTCCTTTCTGAAAATTGATTGGGACAAGTGGGTTGATGAGGATGAATATTATGAGCAAGAGGCCAAACGTTAGTGATTTCAAAAGTATCTGAATTTTAGCTTTCGTTTTCCATTGATTTGTCTAACTTGCAGTATTGTTTTTCAGCTGCATCTGATAAGGACTTAGGCGACATTGACTTTTCTGTAAGCAGCGTTGCTTGATTAATAGTTTAATACATGTATATTTTCTGTTACCTCCTGACACAAAGTTCATTTTCTTTGCAGAAGTTGAACATGGGAGGGGGTGACGGCTTGGAACTTGATGCTGCAGGCGATGACGATGGTAAGCACATCCGATTTACTTCCAACTTTTTTATTGCTTAAATTTTCTGAGTTTACTTTGCCATGACTGTATTTGACTTTTGAATCCTTGATATGTTCTTTTTTCTAACAGATGATGAAAGTGACTCGGAAGAGGAGGATACCGATGAAGCATCTTCTGGCATTGAGGTAGATCCAAAAGACACCGTCAGCGGCGACAGAACCGTTGCACCTGACACCAAAGCATAAAAATTTGAGATAGTTTTGACTGTGTAAGGACAAGTTTTTTGAAAGCCAACGTACCAAAAACCTTCTCGGGGTTAACTAGTTATTCGGTCCTGACAAGTTCAGTTTTTGTGGCTGGAATTTTTTTACCTTATTGACATATATGAAATGGTTCTGAGaatgttatttatttgtttatgttggAGTCTACAATGCATCGATGAAGATTGTTCTTGTGTGTATGCTTACATTCAAGATTATCCGAGTTTAACGGTTATTCTTAATTTGTTTGTGTTCTTAGTTACTCCTGAGATGAAATGCAGTGGACAATGGCTTGAAATTGATACATGAAGTTACCACAAGTAATATTTTTATGTCAAATCAGATAAATCCCAAAATCT belongs to Medicago truncatula cultivar Jemalong A17 chromosome 6, MtrunA17r5.0-ANR, whole genome shotgun sequence and includes:
- the LOC11408847 gene encoding co-chaperone protein p23-1; translated protein: MSRHPTVKWAQRSEELSITVELPDAQDVKLKVEPEGKFYFSATAGAEKIPYEVNVDLFDSIDVNDIITSASSRQICYLVKKAENKWWDRLLKQGGKIPSFLKIDWDKWVDEDEYYEQEAKPASDKDLGDIDFSKLNMGGGDGLELDAAGDDDDDESDSEEEDTDEASSGIEVDPKDTVSGDRTVAPDTKA